Proteins encoded together in one Oscillatoria acuminata PCC 6304 window:
- a CDS encoding putative toxin-antitoxin system toxin component, PIN family, with protein sequence MCSKLVIDTNVFVSALISPDGVSRAVLRACLQGKYQPMMGTALFLEYESILASSEVMVRCPLPKADVEALLAALMSVSQWVQIYYLWRPNLRDEADNHLIELAIAGNAEAIVTQNVKDFQQRELIFPQLSILSPEALITE encoded by the coding sequence ATGTGTAGCAAACTTGTGATTGACACCAACGTTTTTGTCAGTGCCTTGATTAGTCCCGATGGAGTCAGTCGTGCCGTGCTTCGTGCCTGCTTACAAGGCAAGTATCAACCCATGATGGGAACGGCTTTGTTTTTGGAGTATGAGTCCATTCTGGCAAGCTCAGAAGTCATGGTACGTTGTCCGCTACCGAAAGCAGATGTTGAAGCATTGCTGGCTGCTTTGATGTCGGTGAGTCAATGGGTTCAGATTTATTACTTATGGCGGCCAAACTTGCGGGATGAAGCCGATAATCATTTGATTGAGTTGGCGATCGCAGGCAATGCCGAGGCAATTGTCACCCAGAATGTTAAAGATTTCCAGCAGCGCGAACTCATCTTTCCCCAGCTTTCTATTCTTTCCCCTGAAGCATTGATTACGGAGTAA
- a CDS encoding toxin-antitoxin system HicB family antitoxin: MATLTIRLPDEKHSRLKALAQSRGISVNKLMEELSTLALAEFDTQTRFQALAMQGDVARGLEILDRLDEHNY; encoded by the coding sequence ATGGCAACTTTAACGATTCGTTTACCCGATGAAAAACATTCTCGCCTGAAAGCACTGGCTCAATCTCGTGGCATCAGTGTGAATAAATTAATGGAAGAACTCTCGACGCTTGCACTAGCTGAGTTTGATACTCAGACACGGTTTCAAGCCTTAGCAATGCAGGGAGATGTGGCGCGGGGTTTAGAGATTTTAGATCGGTTAGATGAACACAATTATTAG